The following are encoded in a window of Astyanax mexicanus isolate ESR-SI-001 chromosome 6, AstMex3_surface, whole genome shotgun sequence genomic DNA:
- the LOC125802526 gene encoding keratin-associated protein 4-12-like, with the protein MKYCDIILGPYRPPLVPVVLLGGCCGILCVVPVALLGGCCGILCVVPVVLLGGCCGILCVVPVVLLGGCCGILCVVRVVLLGGCCGILCVVPVVLLGGCCGILCVVPVVLLGGCCGILCVVPVVLLGGCCGILCVVPVVLLGGCCGILCVVRVVLLGGCCGILCVVHAVLLGGCCGILCVVHVVVLGGCCGILCVVRVALLGGCCGILCVVRVVLLGGCCGILCVVPVVLLGGCCGILCVVRVVLLGGCCGILCVVPVVLLGGCCGILCVVSLMLLGGCCDILCVVPIVWLGGCFCGVKCELVGSW; encoded by the exons atgaaatattgcgatattattttagggccatatcgcccaccccttgtTCCCgtagtgttgttaggtggttgctgtggtattctatgTGTGGTCCCCGTAgcgttgttaggtggttgctgtggtattctatgTGTGGTCCCCgtagtgttgttaggtggttgctgtggtattctatgTGTGGTCCCCgtagtgttgttaggtggttgctgtggtattctatgTGTGGTCCGTgtagtgttgttaggtggttgctgtggtattctatgTGTGGTCCCCgtagtgttgttaggtggttgctgtggtattctatgTGTGGTCCCCgtagtgttgttaggtggttgctgtggtattctatgTGTGGTCCCCGTAGTGTTGTTAG gtggttgctgtggtattctatgTGTGGTCCCCgtagtgttgttaggtggttgctgtggtattctatgTGTGGTCCGCgtagtgttgttaggtggttgctgtggtattctatgTGTGGTCCATgcagtgttgttaggtggttgctgtggtattctatgTGTGGTCCATGTAGttgtgttaggtggttgctgtggtattctatgTGTGGTCCGCGTAgcgttgttaggtggttgctgtggtattctatgTGTGGTCCGTgtagtgttgttaggtggttgctgtggtattctatgTGTGGTCCCCGTAGTGTTGTTAG gtggttgctgtggtattctatgTGTGGTCCGTgtagtgttgttaggtggttgctgtggtattctatgTGTGGTCCCCgtagtgttgttaggtggttgctgtggtattctatgTGTGGTTTCCCTaatgttgttaggtggttgctgtgatattctATGTGTGGTTCCCATAGTGTGGCTAGGTGGCTGCTTTTGTGGTGTTAAGTGTGAATTGGTTGGTAGTTGGTAG